The following coding sequences are from one Streptomyces sp. NBC_01294 window:
- a CDS encoding epoxide hydrolase family protein, with protein MIKPFRIDIPQTDLDDLADRLSRTRWPNEVADAGWDYGFPLARLKELAAYWRTGYDWRAHEAELNGLPHFTTEIDGQKIHFVHVRSAKPDALALILTHGWPGSFLEFLDVIEPLSRDFHLVIPSIPGYGFSGPTHQRGWDSVHVARAWAELMRRLGYERYGAQGGDFGAGISTALGAVAPEQVVGVHLNYLPTRPDPDADVELSATDEARLDKVRQLMANRPPYQALQATTPQTIGYALTDSPVGQLAWIAERFAQWTDPRSTISDDRMLTDVSLYWLTATAASSARLHRETPRRTEPRPVPVGVAVFAHDITQSVRPLAERLYDIRHWSEFDRGGHFAAMEVPELLAEDVRGSS; from the coding sequence GTGATCAAGCCGTTCCGCATCGACATCCCCCAGACCGACCTCGACGACCTGGCCGACCGTCTCTCCCGCACCCGTTGGCCCAACGAGGTCGCCGACGCCGGGTGGGACTACGGCTTCCCGCTGGCGCGGCTGAAGGAGCTGGCCGCGTACTGGCGCACCGGCTACGACTGGCGTGCGCACGAGGCCGAGCTCAACGGGCTGCCGCACTTCACCACCGAAATCGACGGCCAGAAAATCCACTTCGTCCACGTCCGGTCGGCGAAGCCGGACGCGCTCGCGCTGATCCTCACCCACGGCTGGCCCGGTTCGTTCCTGGAGTTCCTGGACGTGATCGAGCCGCTGTCGCGCGACTTCCACCTGGTGATTCCGTCCATCCCGGGTTACGGCTTCTCGGGGCCGACCCACCAGCGCGGCTGGGACAGCGTCCACGTCGCGCGGGCCTGGGCCGAGCTGATGCGCCGTCTCGGGTACGAGCGCTACGGTGCGCAGGGCGGCGACTTCGGCGCGGGCATCTCGACGGCGCTCGGCGCGGTGGCACCCGAGCAGGTGGTCGGGGTGCACCTCAACTACCTGCCGACGCGGCCGGACCCGGACGCCGACGTCGAACTGTCCGCAACGGATGAAGCCCGGCTGGACAAGGTCAGGCAGCTGATGGCGAACCGCCCGCCGTACCAGGCCCTGCAGGCCACCACCCCGCAGACCATCGGCTACGCGCTGACCGACTCTCCCGTCGGCCAACTGGCCTGGATCGCCGAGCGCTTCGCGCAGTGGACCGACCCCCGCTCGACGATCAGCGACGACCGGATGCTCACCGACGTCTCGCTGTACTGGCTGACCGCCACCGCCGCATCCTCGGCGCGGCTGCACCGCGAGACGCCGCGGCGGACCGAGCCGCGCCCGGTGCCGGTGGGCGTGGCGGTGTTCGCGCACGACATCACCCAGTCGGTGAGACCGCTGGCCGAGCGGTTGTACGACATCAGGCACTGGTCCGAGTTCGACCGCGGCGGGCACTTCGCCGCGATGGAGGTGCCGGAACTACTCGCCGAGGATGTCCGGGGTTCTTCCTGA
- a CDS encoding fibronectin type III domain-containing protein — protein sequence MEAVPATPAGLSATYDAMTGQATLRWTASKETDLAGYRVYRRLATTSWSKASGSALLTAPSFTDALPATGQTFFYEVRTVDKGGRESRGSLDVSATSLDRTGPAAPAGLTATGDRFTTLLRWQPVADAARYEVYGAAQSAGPYTLLGTTTQPSYDDHLTPANAPRHYRVRALDAKGNPSAFSATVIGDGVDRTPPQAPTDLTTYVQASETRVSWKMPDSFDNDRVNGGHFRLYRSPGTTLDPATLTRVSCVNTDSAYDRMRADQGMTPGAHYTYAVTAVDAAGSESALSAPVTVRSGDRVAPGPVTGLRATPRNDGMLLSWDAPAEDDIASYFAWRGVRQPDGTVRWLESCSEGTSDPQAMLCPSIPDGETYVYAVIAKDRWDNRLRLDDPTVATVTATELDLVRP from the coding sequence GTGGAGGCGGTCCCGGCGACGCCCGCCGGCCTGTCCGCCACGTACGACGCGATGACGGGCCAGGCCACCCTGCGCTGGACCGCGAGCAAGGAAACGGACCTCGCGGGCTACCGCGTGTACCGTCGGCTCGCCACCACGAGCTGGTCCAAGGCCAGCGGCTCCGCCCTGCTCACCGCCCCCTCCTTCACCGACGCGCTGCCGGCCACCGGCCAGACCTTCTTCTACGAGGTCCGCACCGTCGACAAGGGCGGCCGCGAGTCCCGCGGCAGCCTCGACGTGTCGGCGACCTCCCTGGACCGGACCGGCCCGGCAGCCCCGGCCGGCCTGACGGCCACAGGCGACAGGTTCACCACCTTGCTGCGCTGGCAGCCCGTGGCCGATGCCGCCCGGTACGAGGTGTACGGGGCCGCGCAGTCGGCCGGCCCGTACACGCTGCTCGGCACGACCACCCAGCCGTCGTACGACGACCACCTCACGCCCGCCAACGCCCCCCGCCACTACCGCGTCCGAGCCCTCGACGCGAAGGGCAACCCGTCGGCGTTCTCCGCGACCGTGATCGGCGACGGCGTCGACCGGACGCCCCCGCAGGCCCCGACGGACCTGACCACCTACGTCCAGGCGTCCGAGACCCGGGTCTCCTGGAAGATGCCGGACTCCTTCGACAACGACCGGGTGAACGGCGGCCACTTCCGCCTGTACCGCTCTCCGGGCACCACCCTCGACCCCGCCACGCTAACCCGCGTATCCTGCGTGAACACCGATTCCGCGTACGACCGCATGCGCGCCGACCAGGGCATGACCCCCGGCGCCCACTACACGTACGCCGTCACCGCGGTGGACGCGGCCGGAAGCGAGTCGGCGCTGTCCGCCCCCGTCACCGTCCGCAGCGGCGACCGCGTGGCCCCCGGCCCGGTCACCGGCCTGCGCGCCACACCACGCAACGACGGCATGCTGCTGAGCTGGGACGCTCCGGCAGAGGACGACATCGCCTCGTACTTCGCCTGGCGCGGAGTACGTCAGCCCGACGGCACGGTCCGCTGGCTCGAAAGCTGTTCGGAAGGCACGTCCGACCCGCAGGCGATGCTCTGCCCGTCCATCCCCGACGGCGAGACCTACGTCTACGCCGTGATAGCCAAGGACCGCTGGGACAACCGGCTGCGGCTCGACGATCCGACGGTCGCCACGGTCACGGCCACCGAGCTGGACCTCGTCCGTCCGTGA
- a CDS encoding TetR/AcrR family transcriptional regulator — translation MPHASDTRQSIIDAVLRIIGQDGIAAVTNRRIAKEAGVSLGSVTYHFATQHELLRESLLHFVAEETRHFTQLADACSDERFDIGQAAEVVAQVAGGNGFDSRHIAPFELYVQAGRDERLRAAAAECFAAYDLLATRILTQLGVPDPERLAAAAVALVFGQQLRRLATGAPAEDLVDTLLILTKLTPAQTP, via the coding sequence ATGCCCCATGCTTCCGACACCCGCCAGAGCATCATCGACGCCGTACTGCGGATCATCGGGCAGGACGGCATCGCCGCCGTCACCAACCGGCGGATCGCGAAGGAGGCCGGAGTCTCCCTCGGTTCCGTCACCTACCACTTCGCCACCCAGCACGAGCTGCTGCGCGAGAGCCTGCTGCACTTCGTGGCCGAGGAGACCCGGCACTTCACACAGCTCGCCGACGCATGCTCCGACGAGCGCTTCGACATCGGACAGGCGGCCGAGGTGGTGGCGCAGGTCGCGGGCGGCAACGGCTTCGACAGCCGCCACATCGCGCCCTTCGAGCTGTACGTCCAAGCCGGCCGCGACGAACGGCTGCGTGCCGCCGCAGCCGAGTGCTTCGCCGCCTACGACCTGCTGGCCACCCGGATCCTGACCCAACTCGGCGTGCCGGACCCCGAACGCCTGGCCGCCGCGGCCGTCGCCCTCGTCTTCGGACAGCAACTGCGCCGCCTGGCCACCGGCGCCCCCGCCGAGGACCTCGTCGACACCCTGCTGATCCTCACGAAACTCACCCCGGCGCAGACCCCGTAG
- a CDS encoding dienelactone hydrolase family protein — MPTKTLQIPTTDGRADAFAAFPDGGERHPGVLLYTDAFGVRPVLREMARELAGHGYYVLVPHLYYRHGPAPVIELPEHIGNESRPAVFARLMPLIEAHTTERALSDADAYLRFLTTQPEVSSGPVAVIGYCMGAVLAMRTAAAHPDQVAAVAGFHPSPLVTDAPDSPHRLVSALTAQVHLGLAENDMSPETIGELDQALDAAGVGYTCEVYPGTVHGFTMSDTDAFNPSALQRHWERLLPLLDRSLTGS, encoded by the coding sequence TTGCCCACCAAGACTCTGCAGATTCCCACCACGGACGGCCGGGCCGACGCCTTCGCCGCCTTCCCGGACGGTGGCGAGAGGCATCCGGGGGTGCTGCTGTACACGGACGCGTTCGGCGTGCGGCCCGTGCTGAGGGAGATGGCCCGCGAACTGGCCGGGCACGGGTACTACGTCCTCGTCCCCCACCTCTACTACCGGCACGGCCCGGCACCGGTGATCGAACTCCCCGAGCACATCGGAAACGAGAGCCGGCCCGCGGTCTTCGCCCGGCTGATGCCGTTGATCGAGGCGCACACCACGGAACGTGCCCTCAGCGACGCCGACGCGTACCTCAGGTTCCTCACCACCCAGCCCGAGGTCAGCTCCGGTCCGGTCGCGGTGATCGGCTACTGCATGGGCGCCGTGCTGGCGATGCGCACCGCAGCGGCCCACCCCGACCAGGTGGCCGCCGTCGCCGGATTCCACCCCAGCCCCCTGGTCACCGACGCACCCGACAGCCCGCACCGCCTCGTCTCCGCGCTCACCGCCCAGGTCCACCTCGGCCTCGCCGAGAACGACATGTCGCCCGAGACCATCGGTGAGCTCGACCAGGCCCTGGATGCCGCAGGTGTCGGCTACACGTGCGAGGTCTACCCCGGCACCGTCCACGGCTTCACCATGTCCGACACCGACGCCTTCAACCCCTCCGCGCTGCAGCGCCACTGGGAGCGCCTGCTGCCCCTCCTCGACCGCTCCTTGACCGGCAGCTGA
- a CDS encoding serine hydrolase domain-containing protein, producing MAQELGTLAQQTADRLAEQRVGAVVAVVAEDAVEIRGAGSTGADHGRAPGPDTLFEIGSVTKSFTALALARLASAGTVGLDEPLGDLLPDGTAVPSRDGRQITLQHLATHTSGLPRLPRGMLLQALLRPSKPDPYADCTADVLLSGLARTRLGTTPGKRFRYSNLGAGLLGLALARRAGTEYEALITREICAPLGMTDTVVTVDGTRSERSAQGHGRRGRPAAPWHLADLVGAGGLRSTATDLVAFVRAQLDGGPAELAEAIRLSRSVEHRTSPFAWVHLGWMAHRLHPRQGSHLQVWHNGGTGGFSSFVGFDPRSGLPSSPSATPSARWTALPSTSCAPFSRSMRPCRTDTARRPAGAVTS from the coding sequence ATGGCACAAGAACTTGGAACCCTCGCCCAGCAGACCGCGGACCGGCTGGCCGAGCAGCGCGTCGGCGCCGTAGTGGCCGTCGTGGCGGAAGACGCCGTGGAGATCCGGGGTGCCGGCAGCACCGGCGCGGACCACGGCCGTGCCCCCGGCCCCGACACCCTGTTCGAGATCGGCTCGGTGACCAAGTCGTTCACCGCCCTGGCCCTGGCGCGCCTGGCATCCGCCGGCACGGTGGGCCTGGACGAGCCGCTCGGCGATCTGCTGCCCGACGGGACGGCCGTACCGTCACGGGACGGCCGTCAGATCACCCTGCAGCATCTGGCCACCCACACCTCCGGCCTGCCGCGACTGCCCCGAGGCATGCTCCTCCAGGCTCTGCTGCGCCCGTCGAAGCCGGATCCGTACGCCGACTGCACGGCCGACGTCCTGCTGTCGGGGCTGGCCAGGACGCGCCTGGGGACCACGCCGGGGAAACGGTTCCGCTACTCCAACCTCGGCGCCGGGCTGCTGGGGCTGGCCCTCGCCCGCCGGGCCGGCACGGAGTACGAAGCCCTCATCACCCGCGAGATCTGCGCCCCGTTGGGCATGACCGACACCGTCGTGACGGTGGACGGCACCCGCTCGGAACGCTCCGCGCAGGGTCACGGCCGCCGCGGGCGCCCCGCCGCACCGTGGCACCTCGCCGACCTGGTGGGAGCGGGCGGCCTGCGGTCGACCGCGACCGACCTGGTGGCCTTCGTACGGGCCCAGCTGGACGGCGGTCCCGCAGAGCTCGCCGAGGCGATCCGCCTGAGCCGTTCGGTCGAGCACCGTACGAGCCCCTTCGCCTGGGTGCACCTCGGCTGGATGGCTCACCGCCTCCACCCCCGGCAGGGCTCCCACCTCCAGGTCTGGCACAACGGAGGGACCGGGGGCTTCTCCTCCTTCGTCGGCTTCGACCCGAGAAGCGGCTTGCCGTCATCGCCCTCGGCAACACCCAGCGCCCGGTGGACGGCCCTGCCTTCGACCTCCTGCGCACCCTTCAGTCGGAGCATGCGGCCATGCCGCACTGACACGGCTCGGCGTCCGGCGGGGGCGGTGACCTCGTAG